The following coding sequences lie in one Megalodesulfovibrio gigas DSM 1382 = ATCC 19364 genomic window:
- a CDS encoding M15 family metallopeptidase: MKSIRLLLSVVVLHWMLYAVASAAALPDGFVYLEELAPGILLDVRYFGQDNFVGARVDGYLAPRVILTRQAAEALVRVQAQLEAFGLGLLVFDGYRPQRAVEHFQRWARDLQDVKTKPRYYPDVPKEELFVRGYIAARSSHSRGSTVDLTIVDRTTGTPLDMGSPFDFFGPVSWPSSMEVGADQRARRMLLQTLMVGQGFKIYDQEWWHFTLKDEPFPETYHDFPVE, encoded by the coding sequence ATGAAGTCGATTCGTCTGTTATTGAGCGTGGTTGTCCTGCACTGGATGCTGTACGCCGTCGCGTCTGCCGCGGCCCTGCCCGATGGCTTTGTGTATCTGGAGGAGCTGGCCCCGGGCATCCTGCTGGATGTGCGGTATTTCGGCCAGGACAACTTTGTGGGCGCCAGGGTGGACGGCTACCTGGCCCCCAGGGTGATCCTCACCCGCCAGGCCGCCGAGGCCCTGGTCCGGGTGCAGGCGCAGCTGGAGGCCTTCGGCCTGGGGCTGCTGGTGTTCGACGGCTACCGCCCCCAGCGCGCCGTGGAGCATTTCCAGCGCTGGGCCAGGGATCTGCAAGACGTCAAGACCAAGCCGCGTTACTACCCCGACGTGCCCAAGGAAGAACTCTTCGTCCGGGGCTACATCGCCGCGCGCTCCAGCCACAGCCGCGGCTCCACCGTGGATCTGACCATTGTGGACCGCACCACCGGCACGCCCCTGGACATGGGATCCCCCTTCGATTTCTTCGGCCCTGTCTCCTGGCCGTCCTCCATGGAGGTGGGGGCCGACCAACGGGCCCGGCGCATGCTGCTGCAAACACTGATGGTGGGGCAGGGCTTCAAGATTTACGACCAGGAATGGTGGCACTTCACCCTGAAGGATGAGCCGTTCCCGGAGACGTATCACGACTTCCCTGTGGAATAG
- a CDS encoding substrate-binding domain-containing protein — MHLFRLGLFTLCLLALSVSGALAEDKTLLMATTTSTADTGLLDAMVPLYKNKTGVEIKFTAVGTGQALKLGENCDADVVMVHAPAAEKEFQEKGFGMDRTEVFYNDFVMIGPKADPAGIKGKTVADALKTIMDKKAVFISRGDDSGTHKAEQKLWKAAGVAIPEKDAWYVSAGQGMGKTIQMADERGGYTLADRGSFIKYEDSKKGAPGLVVIVEGDKALFNQYSVMPVNPKHCPKAKHDLAEAFRKWMTTKEAQDFVGGFTLLGKPLFTPNAKP; from the coding sequence ATGCATCTGTTCCGTCTTGGCCTGTTCACCCTGTGTCTGCTGGCCCTGAGCGTTTCCGGCGCCCTGGCCGAGGATAAAACCCTGCTCATGGCCACCACCACCTCCACCGCCGACACCGGCCTGCTGGATGCCATGGTGCCCCTCTATAAGAACAAAACCGGCGTGGAGATCAAGTTCACGGCCGTGGGCACGGGCCAGGCCCTCAAACTGGGCGAGAACTGCGACGCGGATGTGGTCATGGTCCATGCCCCGGCTGCGGAAAAGGAATTCCAGGAAAAGGGCTTCGGCATGGACCGTACCGAAGTGTTCTACAATGATTTCGTAATGATCGGACCCAAGGCCGACCCGGCCGGCATCAAGGGCAAGACCGTGGCCGACGCCCTCAAGACCATCATGGACAAGAAGGCCGTGTTCATTAGCCGCGGCGACGACTCCGGCACCCACAAGGCCGAGCAGAAGCTGTGGAAAGCCGCCGGCGTGGCGATTCCTGAAAAAGACGCGTGGTACGTGAGCGCCGGGCAGGGCATGGGCAAGACCATCCAGATGGCCGACGAACGCGGCGGCTACACCCTGGCGGACCGCGGCAGCTTCATCAAATATGAAGACAGCAAGAAGGGCGCGCCCGGCCTGGTGGTTATCGTGGAAGGCGACAAGGCCCTCTTCAACCAGTACAGCGTCATGCCCGTGAACCCCAAGCACTGCCCCAAGGCCAAGCATGATCTGGCCGAGGCCTTCCGCAAGTGGATGACGACCAAGGAAGCCCAGGACTTCGTGGGCGGCTTCACCCTGCTGGGCAAGCCCCTGTTCACGCCCAACGCCAAGCCGTAA
- a CDS encoding OmpH family outer membrane protein produces MFTIVSEKNSMRRLLVIMVLGTMLAVSACQENAPKAEAPKAEAPKAEAAKNTTAAPAPAAAPAAKAMSIGVVDEERLYEESTLGVTANKLLQELNAKLQQELQQFQETKKDNATEADADSFRKAVQTYQEIMRSAQMQIFEQMRARVTEAISNYRQQQGLELILSKENALAYGAQADITEGVLAAVNAMPADDLKGPELKASNNLFDAAPAQ; encoded by the coding sequence ATGTTCACCATTGTCTCGGAGAAAAATTCCATGCGCCGTCTGCTCGTTATTATGGTCCTCGGGACCATGCTTGCCGTTTCCGCCTGTCAGGAGAATGCGCCCAAGGCCGAGGCTCCCAAAGCGGAAGCCCCCAAGGCCGAAGCCGCCAAGAACACCACCGCCGCCCCCGCCCCCGCTGCCGCGCCTGCCGCCAAGGCCATGAGCATTGGTGTGGTGGACGAGGAACGCCTGTACGAGGAATCCACCCTGGGCGTGACCGCCAACAAGCTGCTGCAGGAACTCAACGCCAAACTGCAGCAGGAACTGCAGCAGTTCCAGGAAACCAAAAAGGACAACGCCACCGAGGCCGACGCCGATTCCTTCCGCAAGGCTGTGCAGACCTATCAGGAAATCATGCGCAGCGCCCAGATGCAGATCTTCGAGCAGATGCGCGCCCGTGTGACCGAGGCCATCTCCAACTACCGCCAGCAGCAGGGCCTGGAGCTCATCCTGAGCAAGGAAAACGCCCTGGCCTACGGCGCGCAGGCCGACATCACCGAAGGCGTGCTCGCCGCGGTGAACGCCATGCCCGCGGATGACCTCAAGGGTCCCGAGCTCAAGGCCTCCAACAACCTGTTCGACGCCGCCCCGGCCCAGTAG
- a CDS encoding secondary thiamine-phosphate synthase enzyme YjbQ yields the protein MKSYRKELWFNVPSRRGFVNITPEVDACLQESGIREGLCLVNAMHITASVFINDDEAGLHHDYERWLEKLAPHEPVGQYRHNVGEDNADAHMKRQLMGREVVVAVTDGRLDFGTWERIFYGEFDGRRRKRVLVKIIGE from the coding sequence ATGAAATCCTATCGCAAGGAACTGTGGTTCAATGTCCCGTCCCGCCGGGGATTCGTCAACATCACGCCGGAGGTGGACGCCTGCCTGCAGGAATCCGGCATCCGGGAGGGACTGTGCCTGGTGAACGCCATGCACATCACGGCCAGCGTCTTCATCAACGACGACGAAGCCGGCCTGCACCACGACTACGAACGCTGGCTGGAGAAGCTGGCCCCCCACGAGCCCGTGGGGCAGTACCGCCACAATGTGGGCGAAGACAATGCCGATGCGCACATGAAGCGGCAGCTCATGGGCCGGGAAGTGGTGGTGGCCGTGACTGACGGCCGCCTGGACTTCGGCACCTGGGAGCGCATCTTCTATGGTGAGTTCGACGGCCGCCGCCGCAAGCGGGTGCTGGTGAAGATCATCGGCGAGTGA
- a CDS encoding chemotaxis protein CheD, producing the protein MHLPDPCPPDAVHLGVGEGGFFAAPTMVRTVLGSCVAVTLFCPERRMGGIFHGLLPSWKEYEEATPPGPRSYRYVDSAIERLVAEFADRGVPPRHLVAKVYGGANALFQENISVAGRNVKVALETLARLGVRVAASSVGGSKSRKILFRTDTGEVTQQLLGGRGGTA; encoded by the coding sequence ATGCATCTGCCTGACCCCTGCCCGCCGGACGCGGTACACCTTGGCGTGGGCGAGGGCGGCTTTTTCGCCGCCCCAACCATGGTGCGAACGGTGCTGGGATCCTGTGTGGCCGTGACGCTCTTTTGTCCCGAGCGGCGCATGGGCGGCATCTTCCACGGACTCTTGCCCAGTTGGAAGGAGTATGAGGAGGCCACGCCCCCCGGCCCCCGCAGCTACCGCTATGTGGACAGCGCCATCGAACGTCTGGTGGCGGAATTTGCCGACCGCGGCGTGCCCCCCCGCCACCTGGTGGCCAAGGTGTACGGCGGAGCCAATGCCCTGTTCCAGGAAAACATCAGCGTGGCCGGCCGCAACGTCAAAGTGGCCCTGGAAACCCTGGCCCGGCTGGGAGTCCGGGTGGCTGCGTCCAGCGTGGGCGGATCCAAGAGCCGCAAAATCCTGTTCCGCACGGACACAGGCGAGGTGACGCAGCAACTGCTGGGCGGCCGGGGAGGTACAGCATGA
- a CDS encoding response regulator encodes MTQLPLRILIADDSRPMRTVAMHMLGKYGQCQEACDGREAVAMYAAALERGEPFQLVVLDILMPRLNGVDALRDIRSLERSHGLDEETRAKVVMLTSLDDPSFMLDAQLGAQADYYLTKPFDTDQMRESLTGLGLVPIDPALDPDPACGGEQDASA; translated from the coding sequence ATGACGCAACTTCCCCTGCGAATTCTCATTGCCGACGATTCCCGGCCCATGCGCACCGTGGCCATGCACATGCTGGGCAAGTATGGCCAGTGTCAGGAAGCCTGCGACGGGCGCGAGGCCGTGGCCATGTATGCGGCAGCTCTGGAGCGCGGCGAGCCGTTTCAGCTGGTGGTGCTGGACATCCTCATGCCCCGTCTCAACGGCGTGGACGCCCTGCGCGACATCCGCAGCCTGGAGCGTAGTCACGGCCTGGACGAGGAGACCCGCGCCAAGGTCGTCATGCTCACCAGTCTGGATGATCCAAGTTTCATGCTCGATGCCCAGCTTGGTGCCCAGGCCGACTACTACCTCACCAAACCCTTTGATACCGATCAGATGCGCGAATCGTTGACAGGCCTGGGACTTGTGCCCATAGACCCCGCACTGGATCCGGACCCGGCCTGTGGCGGGGAGCAGGATGCATCTGCCTGA
- the gmd gene encoding GDP-mannose 4,6-dehydratase, translating into MSRKTALITGITGQDGAYLAELLLNKGYVVHGIKRRASLFNTERIDHLYQDPHEKGRRLILHYGDLTDATNLIRIIQESQPHEIYNLAAQSHVQVSFESPEYTANADALGTLRLLEAVRILGLEQQTRFYQASTSELYGLVQEVPQTETTPFYPRSPYACAKLYAYWITVNYREAYNMFACNGILFNHESPLRGETFVTRKITRALARIALGLQDRLYLGNLNALRDWGHARDYVEMMWMILQRDTPDDYVVATGEQHSVREFVTLAGRELGMEIAWQGEGLEEQGVVAGLTPRRIPVDGQEIPLDFKGVSVGDVVVAVDPRYFRPTEVETLLGDPAKAKQTLGWEPRISFPELVQEMARHDLLHALRDETLKREGFRICNYFE; encoded by the coding sequence ATGTCTCGTAAAACTGCTCTCATCACCGGCATTACCGGCCAGGACGGCGCCTATCTTGCCGAACTGTTGTTGAACAAAGGCTACGTGGTGCATGGCATCAAGCGCCGGGCCTCACTGTTCAACACCGAACGCATCGATCATCTGTATCAGGATCCGCACGAAAAAGGCCGCCGGCTCATTCTGCATTACGGTGATTTAACGGACGCCACGAACCTGATTCGCATCATCCAGGAGTCTCAGCCGCACGAGATCTACAATCTTGCGGCCCAGAGCCACGTGCAGGTGTCCTTCGAATCTCCGGAATACACGGCCAATGCCGATGCCCTGGGCACCCTGCGACTGCTGGAAGCCGTCCGCATCCTGGGCCTGGAGCAGCAGACGCGGTTCTATCAGGCCTCCACCTCCGAGCTGTACGGCCTGGTGCAGGAAGTGCCGCAGACGGAAACCACGCCCTTCTATCCCCGCAGCCCGTACGCCTGCGCCAAACTGTACGCGTACTGGATCACGGTCAACTACCGCGAAGCGTACAACATGTTTGCCTGCAACGGCATTCTGTTCAACCACGAATCCCCCCTGCGCGGCGAAACCTTCGTCACCCGCAAGATCACCCGCGCCCTGGCCCGCATTGCCCTGGGCCTGCAGGATCGTCTGTACCTGGGCAATCTCAATGCCTTGCGGGACTGGGGCCACGCCCGGGACTACGTGGAAATGATGTGGATGATTCTGCAGCGTGACACGCCGGACGACTACGTGGTAGCCACGGGCGAGCAGCACAGTGTGCGCGAATTCGTGACTCTGGCCGGCCGCGAGCTGGGCATGGAAATCGCCTGGCAGGGTGAAGGGCTGGAAGAGCAAGGCGTGGTGGCCGGATTGACCCCGCGACGCATCCCCGTGGATGGGCAGGAAATTCCCTTGGATTTCAAAGGTGTTTCCGTGGGGGATGTGGTGGTGGCCGTGGATCCGCGGTATTTTCGCCCCACAGAGGTGGAAACCCTGCTCGGGGATCCCGCCAAGGCCAAGCAGACCCTGGGCTGGGAGCCGCGCATCAGCTTCCCCGAGCTGGTGCAGGAAATGGCCCGCCACGACCTGCTGCACGCCCTGCGTGACGAGACCCTCAAGCGCGAGGGCTTCAGGATCTGCAACTATTTTGAATGA
- a CDS encoding putative V-type ATP synthase subunit K (produces ATP from ADP in the presence of a proton gradient across the membrane; the K subunit is a nonenzymatic component which binds the dimeric form by interacting with the G and E subunits), whose amino-acid sequence MDIQMMAALGKAGAAMALGLAAVGSALGAGAAGMAGIGAWKKCYAQNRTAPFIIIAFIGAPLSQTIYGMILMNAMNGLCNQAVAAAAAGGPAFIAWPSMLTAGVLGGLAMGISAWFQGRAGAAGADALGETGKGFGNYLMTLGVVETVALFVMVFIQSTLSV is encoded by the coding sequence ATGGATATTCAGATGATGGCGGCCCTGGGCAAGGCCGGCGCAGCCATGGCGTTGGGCCTGGCGGCCGTGGGATCGGCCCTTGGCGCGGGTGCCGCCGGCATGGCTGGCATCGGGGCCTGGAAGAAGTGCTATGCGCAGAACCGGACCGCGCCCTTCATCATCATTGCCTTCATCGGCGCGCCCTTGTCCCAGACCATTTACGGCATGATCCTCATGAACGCCATGAACGGCCTGTGCAATCAGGCGGTGGCCGCGGCCGCTGCCGGGGGGCCGGCCTTCATCGCCTGGCCGTCCATGCTGACGGCCGGGGTGCTGGGCGGGCTGGCCATGGGCATCTCGGCCTGGTTCCAGGGCCGGGCCGGGGCCGCCGGCGCCGATGCCCTGGGCGAAACCGGCAAGGGCTTCGGCAACTATCTGATGACCCTGGGCGTGGTGGAGACGGTGGCGCTCTTTGTCATGGTCTTCATCCAGTCCACTCTGAGCGTGTAG
- a CDS encoding V-type ATP synthase subunit I: protein MIVPMHRLELLCPAADRDTTLAALGALGVVHLAAVTQAQTQAADADGDALAARLARVRSVLDRLPAASSQDGDSPAVLAPDVLLEQARSLLEERERLAEAVEALQREREAVAPLGRYATEDLAALRAAGVVLTLYRFPNGARLPAVADAVWQDVESAANGDGSLHVLVGLAPPPELDVPPAPWPSRALAEVERLLAQKLARLEAVHQSLAQMAAQRGVLEQYAADLAQGLHWIQARQGMALLDAGTPVAHLRGFVPAADAAAVARACADQGWAAFTAPAVVSPHDDAEPQPPTLLRYPSWLDPVRTVFEAVGILPGYAEADVGAPVLVFLSLFFAMLVGDAGYGLLFLAASLLGRRLLPQVPRRAFVLLGVMSTATVVWGALTGVWFGAARLPGPLDGLRLDWLTGESANRNLMALCFLLGAVHLSLAHVWNVLRLWPSLQALAQVGWLGVVWTMYYGARLMVLSEPFPPWMLWVLGGSALLIVLFMTPRAQLKAQWTNHVMLPLNFISNFVDVVSYVRLYAVGAASLAMAQAVNEMALAGGVSGPVSGLLAAAILFVGHAGNILLACMGVLVHGVRLNTLEFANHMGLTWAGRPYAPFTTAARPATADPAATPRPSQAEGA, encoded by the coding sequence GTGATCGTCCCCATGCACCGCCTGGAACTGCTGTGTCCCGCCGCGGACCGCGACACCACCCTGGCCGCCCTGGGCGCGCTGGGCGTGGTGCATCTGGCCGCCGTGACCCAGGCGCAGACGCAGGCCGCCGATGCCGACGGCGATGCCCTGGCCGCCCGTCTGGCCAGGGTGCGCAGCGTGCTGGACCGGTTGCCGGCGGCATCGTCCCAGGACGGCGACAGCCCCGCCGTGCTGGCTCCGGACGTCCTGCTGGAGCAGGCCCGTTCCCTGCTGGAAGAGCGTGAGCGTCTGGCCGAGGCCGTGGAAGCCCTGCAGCGCGAGCGCGAGGCCGTGGCGCCCCTGGGCCGCTACGCCACGGAGGATCTGGCCGCCCTGCGCGCCGCCGGCGTGGTGTTGACCCTGTACCGATTTCCGAACGGCGCGCGCCTGCCCGCCGTGGCCGACGCCGTATGGCAGGATGTGGAGTCCGCGGCAAACGGCGACGGCTCCCTGCACGTGCTGGTGGGACTTGCGCCGCCGCCGGAACTGGACGTGCCCCCCGCGCCCTGGCCCTCCCGCGCCCTGGCCGAGGTGGAACGTCTGCTGGCGCAGAAACTCGCCCGGCTGGAGGCGGTGCATCAATCGTTGGCGCAGATGGCCGCACAGCGAGGCGTGCTGGAACAGTACGCCGCAGACCTGGCCCAAGGCCTGCACTGGATCCAGGCCCGGCAGGGCATGGCCCTGCTGGATGCCGGCACGCCCGTGGCGCATCTGCGGGGGTTTGTGCCCGCGGCCGATGCCGCTGCCGTGGCCAGGGCATGCGCCGACCAGGGCTGGGCCGCCTTCACGGCTCCCGCCGTTGTGTCACCGCACGACGACGCCGAACCCCAGCCGCCCACACTGTTGCGGTATCCATCCTGGCTGGACCCCGTCCGCACCGTCTTCGAGGCCGTGGGCATCCTGCCCGGCTATGCAGAGGCGGACGTGGGCGCGCCGGTGCTGGTGTTCCTGAGTCTGTTCTTTGCCATGCTGGTGGGGGATGCCGGCTACGGCCTGCTTTTCCTGGCGGCGTCCCTCCTGGGCCGGCGGCTGCTGCCGCAGGTGCCGCGGCGCGCCTTCGTGCTGCTGGGGGTGATGAGCACGGCCACGGTGGTCTGGGGCGCACTTACCGGGGTGTGGTTCGGTGCGGCCCGGCTGCCGGGACCATTGGACGGCCTGCGGCTGGACTGGCTGACCGGCGAGTCGGCCAATCGCAATCTCATGGCTTTGTGTTTCCTGCTCGGCGCGGTGCATCTGTCCCTGGCGCATGTCTGGAACGTGCTGCGGCTGTGGCCGTCCCTGCAGGCGCTGGCGCAGGTGGGCTGGCTGGGGGTGGTCTGGACCATGTACTACGGCGCGCGGCTGATGGTGCTGTCCGAGCCGTTCCCGCCGTGGATGCTCTGGGTGCTGGGGGGCTCGGCGTTGCTCATCGTGCTGTTCATGACGCCGCGGGCGCAGCTCAAGGCACAATGGACGAACCACGTGATGCTGCCGCTCAACTTCATCAGCAATTTTGTGGATGTGGTGTCCTACGTGCGTCTGTATGCCGTGGGTGCGGCGTCCCTGGCCATGGCCCAGGCGGTGAATGAGATGGCCCTTGCCGGCGGCGTGTCCGGCCCTGTTTCCGGGCTGCTGGCCGCGGCCATTCTGTTTGTGGGCCACGCCGGCAACATCCTTTTGGCTTGCATGGGCGTGCTGGTGCACGGCGTGCGCCTGAACACCCTGGAATTCGCCAACCATATGGGCCTGACCTGGGCCGGACGGCCGTATGCGCCGTTCACGACGGCGGCGCGGCCGGCCACGGCCGACCCCGCGGCGACGCCCCGTCCCTCGCAGGCAGAAGGAGCATGA
- a CDS encoding V-type ATP synthase subunit D, with the protein MAAIKFTKQELKAQRDALARFTRFLPTLILKKQQLQAEIRRLSLALVEKRKALAAVEEGAANWLALFAEPFDMIPYMRVESLQVRQANVAGVSVEVLDEVAFIQTLPPLAPLAASPLWVDQGLETARRLAVLQLEIHFLHRQRQAVAEELRTTSQRVNLFEKVKIPEAKEHIRRIKIALGDLETAAVVRAKMAKGRQKERRRSTS; encoded by the coding sequence ATGGCCGCAATCAAGTTCACCAAGCAAGAACTCAAGGCCCAGCGCGATGCACTGGCCCGTTTCACGCGGTTTCTGCCCACCCTCATCCTCAAAAAGCAGCAGTTGCAGGCGGAGATCCGGCGGCTCTCCCTGGCCTTGGTGGAAAAACGCAAGGCCCTGGCCGCGGTGGAGGAGGGCGCAGCGAACTGGCTGGCCCTGTTCGCGGAACCCTTCGACATGATTCCCTACATGCGCGTGGAGTCCCTGCAGGTGCGCCAGGCCAATGTGGCCGGCGTGAGTGTGGAAGTGCTGGACGAGGTGGCCTTCATCCAGACCCTGCCGCCCTTGGCTCCCCTGGCCGCCTCGCCCCTGTGGGTGGATCAGGGCCTGGAGACGGCCCGCAGGCTGGCCGTGCTGCAGCTGGAGATCCATTTTCTGCACCGCCAGCGCCAAGCCGTGGCCGAAGAGCTGCGCACCACCTCCCAGCGGGTCAACCTGTTCGAAAAGGTGAAGATTCCCGAAGCAAAAGAGCATATCCGCCGCATCAAGATCGCCCTGGGAGACCTGGAAACCGCGGCCGTGGTCCGGGCCAAAATGGCCAAGGGCCGTCAGAAGGAACGCCGGAGGAGCACGTCGTGA
- a CDS encoding V-type ATP synthase subunit B, with product MHRIFHRIEQIAGNVIMVQADGVAYGELAEVSSPKNSSLAQVIRLERGRVYLQVFGGGRGVATNAKIRFLGHGVRMHFSESLLGRIFTGGGLPRDKGPALADALIEVTGPPVNPVKRVVPSRMVRTGIPMIDIFNTLVESQKLPIFSSAGEPYNPLLARIAMQAEVDVIVLAGMGLKHDDYLFFRDILEEHGALSRAVLFIHTAADPTVECLLAPDIALAVAEAFALQGRRVLCLLTDMTNFCDALKEIANTMEQIPSTRGYPGDLYSQLASRYEKAVDFHGAGSMTVLAVTTMPGDDVTHPVPDNTGYITEGQFYLKDGRIEPFGSLSRLKQLVNDKTRKDHRTVMNVMIQLYAEAREAKEKQAMGFRMNAWDRKLLTYAALFEAEMMDLSVNLPLEAALDRGWSILARSFERRETAIPSALVEEFWPA from the coding sequence ATGCATAGAATCTTCCACCGCATTGAGCAGATTGCCGGCAACGTCATCATGGTCCAGGCCGATGGCGTGGCCTACGGCGAACTGGCCGAGGTCTCCTCGCCCAAGAATTCCTCCCTGGCCCAGGTGATCCGCCTGGAACGCGGCCGCGTGTACCTGCAGGTGTTCGGCGGCGGCCGGGGGGTGGCCACCAACGCCAAAATTCGCTTTCTGGGCCATGGCGTGCGCATGCACTTTTCCGAAAGCCTGCTGGGCCGCATCTTCACCGGCGGCGGCCTGCCGCGAGACAAAGGCCCGGCCCTGGCGGACGCCCTCATCGAGGTGACCGGCCCGCCGGTCAATCCCGTCAAGCGCGTGGTGCCCTCGCGCATGGTGCGCACCGGCATTCCGATGATCGACATCTTCAACACCCTGGTGGAGTCGCAAAAGCTGCCCATCTTCTCCTCGGCCGGGGAGCCGTACAACCCGCTGCTGGCGCGCATTGCCATGCAGGCGGAGGTGGATGTCATCGTCCTGGCCGGCATGGGCCTCAAGCATGATGACTATCTCTTCTTCCGCGATATACTGGAGGAACACGGCGCGCTGTCCCGGGCCGTGCTCTTCATCCATACCGCGGCAGACCCCACCGTGGAATGCCTGCTCGCCCCGGACATCGCCCTGGCTGTGGCCGAGGCCTTTGCCCTCCAGGGCCGGCGCGTGCTCTGCCTGCTGACGGACATGACCAACTTCTGCGATGCCCTCAAGGAAATCGCCAACACCATGGAGCAGATCCCCTCCACCCGCGGCTATCCGGGCGATCTGTATTCCCAGCTGGCCTCGCGCTACGAAAAGGCCGTGGACTTCCACGGCGCCGGCTCCATGACCGTGCTCGCCGTGACCACCATGCCCGGGGACGACGTCACCCATCCCGTGCCGGACAACACCGGCTACATCACCGAGGGCCAGTTCTACCTGAAGGACGGACGCATTGAACCCTTCGGCTCCCTCTCGCGGCTCAAGCAGCTGGTCAACGACAAGACCCGCAAGGACCACCGCACGGTGATGAACGTGATGATCCAGCTGTACGCCGAGGCCCGGGAGGCCAAGGAAAAACAGGCCATGGGCTTCCGCATGAATGCCTGGGACCGCAAATTGCTCACCTATGCGGCGCTGTTTGAGGCGGAAATGATGGATTTGTCCGTCAATCTGCCCCTGGAAGCCGCCCTGGACCGCGGCTGGAGCATCCTGGCCCGCAGTTTCGAGCGGCGGGAAACGGCCATCCCCTCGGCCCTGGTCGAAGAATTCTGGCCGGCCTGA